One window of Ziziphus jujuba cultivar Dongzao chromosome 5, ASM3175591v1 genomic DNA carries:
- the LOC107421492 gene encoding eugenol synthase 1 isoform X1, translated as MEKNGFPVAFIDSEPIQKLFRFPETKLHRQPFIKYKGLEESLYIYIEREREREREREQIRGDQCPGHKDRERERDRERQRERAEMESSEGKCKILIFGGSGYLGKYMVKASIFLGHPTYVYSRPPTAKTSPSKIDLLHEFQAMGVSIIHGELEEHEKLVRLIKQVDVVISVLAYPQVFEQLKIIDAIKVADNVKRFLPSDFGCEEDRVNPLPPFQQFLEKKRKIRRATEEAGIPYTFVSANCFASYFVNYLLNPHEIRDNINVYGSGKANVVLNYEEDIAMYTIKVANDPRTSNRIVTYRPPKNIISQLELISLWEKKIGRNFNRVHISEQEIIKLSETLPYPQNVQISILHAIFVKGDLMNFEVGEDILEASKLYPDLKYTSIDQLLDIFLVNPPKPVVAAF; from the exons atggaaaaaaatgggTTTCCAGTGGCATTTATTGATTCAGAACCTATTCAGAAGCTATTTCGATTTCCAGAAACTAAGCTTCATAGACAGcctttcataaaatataaaggCCTCGAAgaaagtctatatatatatatagagagagagagagaaagagagagagagagagagcaaataAGAGGAGATCAATGCCCAGGGCATaaagacagagaaagagagagagacagagagagacagagagagagagcagaAATGGAAAGTAGTGAAGGAAAATGCAAGATTTTGATATTTGGGGGAAGTGGATACCTTGGGAAATACATGGTGAAGGCAAGCATATTTTTGGGTCATCCAACATATGTTTACTCAAGGCCTCCCACCGCAAAGACCTCTCCTTCTAAGATAGATTTGCTTCATGAGTTTCAAGCCATGGGAGTCTCTATTATCCAT GGAGAATTGGAGGAGCATGAGAAGCTGGTGAGGTTGATTAAACAAGTAGATGTGGTAATTTCAGTACTGGCATACCCTCAGGTTTTTGAACAGCTGAAGATCATTGATGCTATCAAAGTTGCTGATAATGTAAAG AGATTTCTTCCATCAGATTTTGGATGTGAAGAGGATAGGGTGAATCCCTTGCCTCCTTTTCAAcaatttcttgaaaaaaaaagaaaaataagacgAGCAACAGAAGAAGCTGGCATTCCTTACACTTTTGTTTCTGCAAATTGTTTTGCTTCTTATTTCGTGAATTATTTGCTTAACCCTCATGAAATTCGAGACAATATCAACGTTTATGGAAGCGGCAAAGCtaatg tGGTGTTAAATTATGAAGAAGACATCGCTATGTACACTATCAAAGTAGCAAATGATCCAAGAACAAGCAACCGAATTGTTACCTACAGGCCACCAAAAAATATCATATCACAGCTCGAATTGATTTCACTTTGGGAGAAGAAGATTGGTCGGAATTTTAACAGGGTTCATATTTCTGAACAAGAGATTATCAAGCTCTCTGAAA CCCTTCCATATCCGCAGAACGTACAGATTTCCATCCTTCATGCTATATTTGTGAAGGGTGACTTGATGAATTTTGAAGTAGGAGAGGACATTCTTGAAGCTTCAAAGCTGTATCCAGATTTGAAGTACACTTCAATTGATCAGCTTCTTGATATATTTCTAGTTAACCCTCCAAAACCTGTAGTTGCTGCATTTTGA
- the LOC107421492 gene encoding eugenol synthase 1 isoform X3 has protein sequence MEKNGFPVAFIDSEPIQKLFRFPETKLHRQPFIKYKGLEESLYIYIEREREREREREQIRGDQCPGHKDRERERDRERQRERAEMESSEGKCKILIFGGSGYLGKYMVKASIFLGHPTYVYSRPPTAKTSPSKIDLLHEFQAMGVSIIHGELEEHEKLVRLIKQVDVVISVLAYPQVFEQLKIIDAIKVADNVKRFLPSDFGCEEDRVNPLPPFQQFLEKKRKIRRATEEAGIPYTFVSANCFASYFVNYLLNPHEIRDNINVYGSGKANDIAMYTIKVANDPRTSNRIVTYRPPKNIISQLELISLWEKKIGRNFNRVHISEQEIIKLSETLPYPQNVQISILHAIFVKGDLMNFEVGEDILEASKLYPDLKYTSIDQLLDIFLVNPPKPVVAAF, from the exons atggaaaaaaatgggTTTCCAGTGGCATTTATTGATTCAGAACCTATTCAGAAGCTATTTCGATTTCCAGAAACTAAGCTTCATAGACAGcctttcataaaatataaaggCCTCGAAgaaagtctatatatatatatagagagagagagagaaagagagagagagagagagcaaataAGAGGAGATCAATGCCCAGGGCATaaagacagagaaagagagagagacagagagagacagagagagagagcagaAATGGAAAGTAGTGAAGGAAAATGCAAGATTTTGATATTTGGGGGAAGTGGATACCTTGGGAAATACATGGTGAAGGCAAGCATATTTTTGGGTCATCCAACATATGTTTACTCAAGGCCTCCCACCGCAAAGACCTCTCCTTCTAAGATAGATTTGCTTCATGAGTTTCAAGCCATGGGAGTCTCTATTATCCAT GGAGAATTGGAGGAGCATGAGAAGCTGGTGAGGTTGATTAAACAAGTAGATGTGGTAATTTCAGTACTGGCATACCCTCAGGTTTTTGAACAGCTGAAGATCATTGATGCTATCAAAGTTGCTGATAATGTAAAG AGATTTCTTCCATCAGATTTTGGATGTGAAGAGGATAGGGTGAATCCCTTGCCTCCTTTTCAAcaatttcttgaaaaaaaaagaaaaataagacgAGCAACAGAAGAAGCTGGCATTCCTTACACTTTTGTTTCTGCAAATTGTTTTGCTTCTTATTTCGTGAATTATTTGCTTAACCCTCATGAAATTCGAGACAATATCAACGTTTATGGAAGCGGCAAAGCtaatg ACATCGCTATGTACACTATCAAAGTAGCAAATGATCCAAGAACAAGCAACCGAATTGTTACCTACAGGCCACCAAAAAATATCATATCACAGCTCGAATTGATTTCACTTTGGGAGAAGAAGATTGGTCGGAATTTTAACAGGGTTCATATTTCTGAACAAGAGATTATCAAGCTCTCTGAAA CCCTTCCATATCCGCAGAACGTACAGATTTCCATCCTTCATGCTATATTTGTGAAGGGTGACTTGATGAATTTTGAAGTAGGAGAGGACATTCTTGAAGCTTCAAAGCTGTATCCAGATTTGAAGTACACTTCAATTGATCAGCTTCTTGATATATTTCTAGTTAACCCTCCAAAACCTGTAGTTGCTGCATTTTGA
- the LOC107421492 gene encoding eugenol synthase 1 isoform X2: MEKNGFPVAFIDSEPIQKLFRFPETKLHRQPFIKYKGLEESLYIYIEREREREREREQIRGDQCPGHKDRERERDRERQRERAEMESSEGKCKILIFGGSGYLGKYMVKASIFLGHPTYVYSRPPTAKTSPSKIDLLHEFQAMGVSIIHGELEEHEKLVRLIKQVDVVISVLAYPQVFEQLKIIDAIKVADNVKRFLPSDFGCEEDRVNPLPPFQQFLEKKRKIRRATEEAGIPYTFVSANCFASYFVNYLLNPHEIRDNINVYGSGKANEDIAMYTIKVANDPRTSNRIVTYRPPKNIISQLELISLWEKKIGRNFNRVHISEQEIIKLSETLPYPQNVQISILHAIFVKGDLMNFEVGEDILEASKLYPDLKYTSIDQLLDIFLVNPPKPVVAAF, from the exons atggaaaaaaatgggTTTCCAGTGGCATTTATTGATTCAGAACCTATTCAGAAGCTATTTCGATTTCCAGAAACTAAGCTTCATAGACAGcctttcataaaatataaaggCCTCGAAgaaagtctatatatatatatagagagagagagagaaagagagagagagagagagcaaataAGAGGAGATCAATGCCCAGGGCATaaagacagagaaagagagagagacagagagagacagagagagagagcagaAATGGAAAGTAGTGAAGGAAAATGCAAGATTTTGATATTTGGGGGAAGTGGATACCTTGGGAAATACATGGTGAAGGCAAGCATATTTTTGGGTCATCCAACATATGTTTACTCAAGGCCTCCCACCGCAAAGACCTCTCCTTCTAAGATAGATTTGCTTCATGAGTTTCAAGCCATGGGAGTCTCTATTATCCAT GGAGAATTGGAGGAGCATGAGAAGCTGGTGAGGTTGATTAAACAAGTAGATGTGGTAATTTCAGTACTGGCATACCCTCAGGTTTTTGAACAGCTGAAGATCATTGATGCTATCAAAGTTGCTGATAATGTAAAG AGATTTCTTCCATCAGATTTTGGATGTGAAGAGGATAGGGTGAATCCCTTGCCTCCTTTTCAAcaatttcttgaaaaaaaaagaaaaataagacgAGCAACAGAAGAAGCTGGCATTCCTTACACTTTTGTTTCTGCAAATTGTTTTGCTTCTTATTTCGTGAATTATTTGCTTAACCCTCATGAAATTCGAGACAATATCAACGTTTATGGAAGCGGCAAAGCtaatg AAGACATCGCTATGTACACTATCAAAGTAGCAAATGATCCAAGAACAAGCAACCGAATTGTTACCTACAGGCCACCAAAAAATATCATATCACAGCTCGAATTGATTTCACTTTGGGAGAAGAAGATTGGTCGGAATTTTAACAGGGTTCATATTTCTGAACAAGAGATTATCAAGCTCTCTGAAA CCCTTCCATATCCGCAGAACGTACAGATTTCCATCCTTCATGCTATATTTGTGAAGGGTGACTTGATGAATTTTGAAGTAGGAGAGGACATTCTTGAAGCTTCAAAGCTGTATCCAGATTTGAAGTACACTTCAATTGATCAGCTTCTTGATATATTTCTAGTTAACCCTCCAAAACCTGTAGTTGCTGCATTTTGA